tggccatacgggtttaacaaaccctcattcggacggttcgctaccgttatgcggatgaaatatatttttgtgttttagtgtgggttctagcactgtgtgatggggtaacgttggttaagttttgataattgggtgctcgcgaacaatacttttggaatgcaaacgattttgataatcaactatgggaatactaaatcttgtggttcaaaaacaacgtttacaaatacatctatgatttcaccaacgtttttcgttgacagttttctatatgtttctcaggttcatactcggctacttgatacatgcttccgcacactttgattacttgcttgaggtcaagcatacatgcatacgctagtgatagcacttttggattcaaacttttgtttacatacttacgctatttatagcaactgtgtttttcaacttatattatgtcgcaagttatttcatttatactttatgacttttgtaaacttagacttgttgtcgaacggttttgtaaactaaacttgcaagtcttgtacctttcaaatgaatgcgacataattttggtcaaacgagtctcatatagggactacgaccacgcaacgggacctaagttaacggcgccgtcaataacggttttggtcgggtcgttacatcttcttccttttctcaagctttctcactctactctctctctagaacttaaTGTTGAAGATGAGAGGATAAAGATAAGATTGTGGATGTGAATGAGTCCACAAATATGCCTTTTGTGGCCTATAACCGACCCCAAAGTGTAATTACCAAAATGCCCCCTTTTCATCttttaattaaaaagaaaaagtgTTGATCAGTCGATACCCGCGGCGCGGCCCACACCCCCGCGGCGCGGCTTCAAGGCCATTTCGAAATCGGAATATTTTTCAGCTTTGTAGTTTAGGGACTGAAGttgtctgattctgattctgatgtaaattttgaaaatgcataaatgttaggttgacttttagtgtcagtttctgatgcacacatttactgacactttcaggaacactttctgatgcataaaattcagggtcttacaacaaacccgtttacccgacccgcatacccttatacccggcccgaggaattttagtaataatttttatgtataattttagtattagtattatattgttaatgtatgaaagatttctcttatttgttttaaaaacgagtataattttattcaatataatcatatataacaaGTTTTTGAGATacgatattttatatactttgtgtatttgagtattttagatacttttcaatcaactttttgtatgtaatattttataatactttaaacatgaaatagttaagttatttttcgatattttgatttggtaacttgatgaaaaatatatatagaaTGACTAAACGGGTATACCCATTTACCCGTGGGAAAACCCGAAATCCGATAGTATGTAAATAAATGGGGACCCGACGGATTTCAGGCCGGGTTTGGAgcggggtttcttaatcgggttcgggattacctaaacccgacaCAAACGCGACCCGATACTATCCTTAGTGGAAATATCACCAACCAACAAAAATAAACAATGAAATGATGATATGTGTGAGCACCATATAGTGTTGTAGATCTCCGTATTTCTTTCCGAAATCTCTCTAAGATCTCGGTTTTGGAAAGCAACCGAGataagatgttcatctcccgagatttctcaatTAACATGCCAAACTTGATCAAAATCACGATTTCTCAAATTTGCTCACTCATTCCTCGAATTGTTTTGTAATTTCGTagttttttttcttatttctcggATTTTTTTTGTAAATCtcttaaaaatttatataaaaatatacatatatttatttaaaaatatatatttataattaattatatcaaacaaactaaaatgtctaaACCAGATCTCGGGTCCCCGACCCGATCCAAGTTCTCCTTGGCACCTTACAAGTAATGCAGATTTTGTAGGTACTAGGTAGTGCCCTTTTCCATCGTCGTTAATTCCTGAATCAAATCCCCTCGTTACATTCACTCTCTCTGTTTCTTCTATCTTCAACTTCACTCACCCATTCAACACCACTTTCCTCAATTAAAACCCTGAATAAACACTTTCCTGCTTTTTATATTAACATGGGCACCACAATCCCATCTCACCAGCTCAGCAATGGATTATACGTTTCGGGTCCACCCGAACAACTCAAAGAACGCCAACTCGTATCATGTGCCGTACCTTACACCGGTGGCGATGTCAAAAAATCCGGCGAACTCGGTAAAATGTTCAACGTACCCATTTCGGACTGCCACCCGCCACCACCTCACCGTCCATCTTCTTCTTCCACCAGTGGATCCCTTAGAACCGGTTCTCGACCTATACCTAAACGAGCTTCCGGTTCGGGTCCTTTGGTTAACGGTTCACTACTAACCTCCAGTCCTCTTGGATCGAATGTTGGCCGGAGATCCGTTCAGTTCGAATTACATCCGCCCGCGAAAGGGAAGACTGTGTACGGTTCAGCTGTAACGACGTTAGGGTATAATGACGTAAGGTTAGGGTTTAAGGTATCGAAAACGTTAATGTGGATGCTGTTGGTGATTGTTGTGATTGGGTTAATGGTCGGAACGTTTTTAATGGTGGCGGTTAAGAAGCCGGTGATTCTTGTGGCGGTGGTGGCAGTTATTGTGCTTGCGGGTATGGTGATACTGTGGAATTCTGTTTGTAAAAGGACAACGTTGTTATCATATTTACGAAAATACCCTGATGCTGAACTTAGAGGTGCTGTCGATGGTCAGCTTGTCAAGGTTACTGGGGTAATTCAACTTTTTTAAAACTATActtaatttatcatcattttagttTTAGTGCACTGAATTTGAAAGGATTTGTTTATTTGGTCACTAGAAAGTGACCCTAACAAACCTTCAATTTGAGGTACTATttaaaatctaattattattatacattatGCACAATGCTAATTAAGTATAAACAATGCTAATTAAGTATAAACGtgatgtaaaaatataaaaaaagataATACTAGGCCGGGACCTTTTAAGGAGTACTTGGTAACTCAGGGATTACTCGGATATGTTAATCAAGTTTGACTATGAATGATTTTTCAAGTAATCCCAAGTTGTTGCCAAGTATAACCGAGTTTTACCGATTTttcgagtaatcccgagttttggttGAGTAATCCGGAGTTTTGACTGAGTACTCGATAAGTAAATCCGAGTTCTACAACCCCGCGTTCAAAGATGGTATATATTTCCTTGTTTGATGGTGTTTAATCTTGTGGAGTGTAGAAAAGTATTGTATTCCCGAATAAAGGGTTATGTGGCTTCTTGGTATCTTGCATTGTTGTTTTCCCTTGTTTCTTGTTTTGGTCTCAATCTAGTTTATTTGGTACGCGATGAAGTATGAGtagagttttataatcaagtgTAGCAATAATCGTACAATACCTAAGGATCTATAAGCAAAAAAATATTAAGAAAAAAAGCTCAGTAAAAAATGACATTTATATTTCTTAAAATAAAGAATAAGTTCAGTGTCATATACTACATTATGCAATCATTGTCCATCATTGTCCTAATACTAGTACATGTGAAATCACAAGATTCTAAAGacaatttttttaaataatatatcatataatcaACATGTAGAATAAAATAACATAATTTATTAAGTTCTACGAAATAATTAACAGCAATGTTTATCCGAATACTTGAAAGCACGACAATCCAAAACTGAAATCCAACAGCATAGTCGTGAAATACAAAATGTTAACAAACAAAATAAAAATCATCTTAACAATTCATTACTTCCAAATATCATCACATCTTATTTGTAGTAGCAAGGTCATTTACTTGTCACGTTCACACATTTGAAACTTATACGAACTTTTCAAAAACATACAGATGGGTCTTTGTGCACCTTTCGAAAAAATGCTTTTTATCTATTTTTTCAAGAGGTGTGTGCTGCGGGACAATAATAATTACACAGAACAAATTATAAAATCTTATATATTCATTAATGAAATAATGAACAGACATGGAGTACATGTGAGACATGGAAATAACTCACATTTTGGTTACATCTCCCCCAAATAAGATTTAATTCCACGGCCTTTTTAAATCTAAATGAAGTCCCTCTGTTATAATCAAGAAAAGAAAAGGACTTAATGGGTCACCTTGGCGAAGGCCACTCTTAAGATCAAATTCTCTTGTCGGACTTCCATTAACCAACACTGAAGTTCAAGATCAAGATAAGCACATTGATATCCAATTCCTCCAAACAGTTCCAAATGCCAATTTACATAACATGTGATCAAGATACTGCCAATTGACGAAATCATATGCTTTTTTGAAATCAACCTTTAGAATCGTCAATTTCTTTAAATTATGCTTGTACCAATAATGAGCTATATTACATTTATACATTTAAGTAATTAAAAATGTACAAAGTTACAAAATAATTTGTCTAAAATGCCCCTTACCTCCTTCAATCTTTGGGACGCGAGTGCAACCAATTCCTCAAGTGTACTATAGTAGTCAAGATCGACTGAACTATGTTGTTCAGGATCATAACCATTTTCTTAAGTGTTATCTGTCCATCCATATACTTTGCCATCAGCCCATTGCTCTTCAAACTCTGACACCACTAGGAATTTAAACAATCAGATAAAGTTTGTAATAAATATCCTAAATTTATCTGCAaaaaaattagtatatacatagatATAGATATATCCAATTAAGGAAAAATGAACTCAATAACAGCTATCCTAAATGAACTCAATAAATATCCTAAATGAACTCGATTAATAACTGTTTAGCCAAAATAGAAAACAAACACAGCTATATAGCTCTGGTGTGATGGATAATAGGTGAAAAGTGAAAACATATGCATTCTGTACAAAGTTACCAAATTACTAATCATAATAGAAACCATAATTACTAAACTGCTTGTATGTTTCTACTCCATCTCTCAATAACAATCACAACTTTTGAATCCACTTTCTACGTGATCAAGTGCGGGCGCGCACATACACGAAATAAAATAAGACAGTAACTGTTAAACTAGCACTATAGTAAATATATACTAAACAAACACTTATATGCTACTCAAAAGCTCAGCCACTATATTACATATTTTGACTCACTGAATTTGGGTCATTCACCTATATATCTCAGCTTCAATCCCCCAGAAATGGATAGAAATCATGTTTTTCCAGGTAACTTGCTTTATCAAATTGTCCAGGTAAACTTTACAAATATGACACACATTTTGAAGGTCACAAACATACATAAAAGGTACACAAATGATTTTTTTACAACTATTCATGAGTTCAAAGATCACAAACTGCAAAAAGAAGCTTACCTCCAATGATGAGTTACTTTTCTAATTGGTAACATCCTTTTTATATCCACTGTTCAAAGTAGGAATATAATTGTAATTGTATTTGCTTGAATATTCAGTTTTGCATATCTAAGTTCTTGTTACATTTGGATGGAAGACTTCTTATACAAAAGAAGCTAAACGGCTATATGCCTAAATCACGGAAGAAGTATTCTACTTTTTGGAAAGTAAAAAAAAGCTGCTTTTGGATGTTAATGGGACATGATGAGTTGTAAACTCTGATCCCTAAAAGTAATTTTAatttctaacactcccccgcaagttgaatagtggggtttccgATGTTCAACTTGGAGAGTATTTCTCTAAAAAGTCTTCCGTTGACTGACTTGGTTAAGATATCTGCTAGTTGGTCTTCTGATCGGACGTGAGGTAAAGATATGATCTCGGCTTCTAATTTTTCCTTAATGAAGTGTCTGTCAATTTCTATATGTTTGGTTCGATCgtgttgaactggattttctgaaATCGCAATTGCTGCTTCGTTGTCACACATGATTTTGATCGAAGTATTAGGAGGAAAACCAATTTCTGTCAAAAGTTTCTTGATCCATAAGGCCTCGGTTACACCTCGTGAAATCCCCCGAAATTCAGCTTCAGCACTAGATAGGgcgacaaccttttgtttcttgcttCTCCAAGTAACCAAATTTCCTCCAACAAAGGCAAAGTATCCGGATGTTGATTTTCTATCTCCCTTTTCTCCTCCGTAACCCGAATCGGTGAATATTTGTGTTTCTAGATGATTATTTTTCTTGAACAGGACTCCATCTTCTGCAGTGCCTTTTAGATACTTGATAATCCTCCATACTGCATCCATGTGGTGTTGTTggggttgatgcatgaattgactaacAACTCCAACAGCATGTGATATATCTGGACGAGTGTGAGCTAGATAGATAAGTTTTCCCACGATCCTTTGATATTGACTTCGATCCGCTGCTTTGGCATCATCTTCTATATATAACCTTAGGTTTGGAATCATAAGAGTATCTGCGGGTTTGCAGTTGACCATTCCTGTTTCAGCAAGAAGGTCAAGTATATATTTCTTTTGACATATAAAAATCCCTCTTTTTGAACGTAAAACTTCGATTCCTAGAAAGTATTTAAGACCTcctagatctttcatttcaaattctttaaaaagGTTAATTTTTAAGTTTGTAATTTCCTCTTGATCATTTCCTGTGATAATCATGTCGTCAACATAAATAATGAGACATGTGATAAGGTTCCctcttttttttaaaaataaagtatGGTCGGAATTACTTTGTTTAAAACCATAATTTTTCATAGCAATAGTAAAACGCCCAAACCAAGCCCGAGGGGATTGTTTTAAACCATAAAGAGATTTTTTAAGATGACAAACTTCCCTTTCTTTGAATTCTGATGTGAAACCGGGAGGaccttccatatagacttcttctttgaGTTCTCCATGTAGGAAGGCATTTTTAACATCAAATTGGTGGAGTGGCCAGTCTTTGTTTGCGGCAACGGAGAAAAGGATTCTAATAGTGTCAATTTTTGCAACTGGTGAGAAAGTTTCTGAGTAATCAACGCCATAGGTTTGAGTGTACCCTTTGGCAACAAGCCGCGCTTTATATCTTTCGATGGATCCATCGGCTTTGTGTTTGATTGTGAATACCCATCGACATCCTACCGGTTTCTTTGATTCTGGAAGGACACATTTTACCCAAGTATTATTTACCTTGAGAGCCTCCATTTCATCTTCCATTGCTTTCCTCCAGTATGTTGATTTTAGAGCTTGTTCAACCGTTGCTGGGATTTCTTCAGAGTATAATGCGGAAGTGAACTTTGTTGCTTCTTTTGATAAATTTCCTCTAGCAATATTTGCCATTGGATATCTTGATTTTGAGACTGTTCTCTCAGGAGAGTATCTTCTGGGAGGAATCCCTCGGTTGATTCTTGGAGGAATAACATATTGTTCCCGTTCTTGCTGTTGTGTTTCATTTTGTTGTGGTGTTTCGTTTTCAGGATATACTTGATCGCTATTTTCCTGTAAAATCTCTTCTAAATCCTCATGATTAGTTATATCAGGAGATTCGGTATTTACCTCTGTATGGTTGGGAAGATTATTAACCGTAGTACTGACTGGAGGAGGACTTTGTGGAGTGGTATGATGAGTCACTTCTTCAGATGATGGAATATCTAGCCAACTCACTACGTCACCAGAGTCTGTCTCCCCCTGACTTGTGTGTTGGGTATAGAAGTATTCAGTCTCCAAAAAATCACAGTTCATTGTAGTGTACATGTGTTTCCTTTTTGGACTATAGCATCTATACCCCTTTTGATTTACCCCGTATCCCACAAATACACATTTTTCAGCACACGCATCTAATTTGGTTCGTTCTATTTTAGGAATGTGAACAAAAACCgtgcacccaaatattcgaggtctTAGGGTGAGATTAGATGGGGGTTTATAAAATTTAGTTAAGGTTTCAAGAGGGTTCTTAAGTTCTAAAGCTCTAGTTGGTAGTCTATTTACAAGATAGGTTGCGGTGGCAAGAGCTTCAGGCCAAAAAGACCTTGGAACATTAGATTCAA
The window above is part of the Rutidosis leptorrhynchoides isolate AG116_Rl617_1_P2 chromosome 1, CSIRO_AGI_Rlap_v1, whole genome shotgun sequence genome. Proteins encoded here:
- the LOC139869784 gene encoding uncharacterized membrane protein At1g16860-like — encoded protein: MGTTIPSHQLSNGLYVSGPPEQLKERQLVSCAVPYTGGDVKKSGELGKMFNVPISDCHPPPPHRPSSSSTSGSLRTGSRPIPKRASGSGPLVNGSLLTSSPLGSNVGRRSVQFELHPPAKGKTVYGSAVTTLGYNDVRLGFKVSKTLMWMLLVIVVIGLMVGTFLMVAVKKPVILVAVVAVIVLAGMVILWNSVCKRTTLLSYLRKYPDAELRGAVDGQLVKVTGVVTCGSIPLESSFQKVSRCIYVSTELYEFKGWGGKSANPKHRCFSWGCRNSEKYVADFYISDFQSGLRAMVKAGYGAKITPFVKETTVVDITKENKDSYPSFISWLADRKLSFNDSGMRLKEGYIKEGSTVSVMGVISRHDNVLMIVPPTDPISTDCRWGCGLFPTYIEGLVLTYDESQNANVIPV